The following coding sequences are from one Thunnus maccoyii chromosome 17, fThuMac1.1, whole genome shotgun sequence window:
- the cnksr3 gene encoding connector enhancer of kinase suppressor of ras 3 translates to MESVTKWSPQQVVDWMRGLDDSLQQYIPSFQRQQVDGEKLLRMSHQELLSLGVSRVGHQELVLEAVDLLCALNSGLESDNLKTLVGKMRVAHHNLSSAVSQRRKNPAYHSKTSHQPSNEFLTAVVELIGAAKSLLAWLDRTPLTGANDFTSTKSRIIQLCLELTSTVQKDCTVYEMEEKILEVSRALNGICEKTAKVTSDSLKGEMACLEEVHISNIKPGEGLGIYIKSTYDGLHVITGTTENSPADKTQRIHAGDEVVQVNRQTVVGWQLKHLVEKLRGESGGVTLVVKKRPSGTSGGFAPAPLKNLRWRPPLVQTSQGAPGLHRLRHPETSDAPGKRGKTAVLDLYIPPPPAAPYVPLDGNMNVNPGVKMRSKSPNSCLDADVRRRFTVADDRRTSVNHTADVNQPIPVRLRQRSSSRCKPRPVSMPVESLSGVSNPSCRPGAQGRKGQDILHRYLSNEGISAITEEEPHYPLPYRGHPSIRGVDHIRGSQCFINTDLHNTATIPYQEAASKKSAASTASAAAVSPPPAATKQSTSLLGGWLARLRLLSHFLPGSALETQVPPLLHVTLLSTQHTAGRPDCRRAAAMSRRRISIKDLGKVDCQGWLHRRKEGRSFLGSKWKRYWFVLQKSSLYWYKDKMDEKAEGFINLSGFTIEQAKQCRKKHSITASHPLVVTIFIAAESFTEMNKWISKLSEAAEPCGLVNTDECYSEGSDQDDDDNVLTSCCPEPADPANGDVLPSLSSPCTSIPSSEFTGESRRRSTSEGTLCRNRRGRRVDSGGSEHLSWLDLPGPDGAGGGASLPLVQVEEEEEKVVHEKPADEMECLYNHLKAASLSPTGQSKRKDFRASFIRRCQNDKINDKLHLLRILSSTLKAKELELLAMEQILTDPTLTANTYRKWRLSNLILLEEISHRNQAAGGAEQPQLPEQLSG, encoded by the exons AACTCTGGCTTGGAGTCGGACAACCTGAAGACTCTGGTGGGGAAGATGAGAGTGGCGCACCACAACCTGAGCAGCGCCGTGTCGCAGCGCAGGAAGAACCCCGCCTACCACAGCAAAACCTCCCATCAGCCCTCCAACGAATTCCTGACCGCCGTGGTGGAGCTGATCGGAGCCGCCAAGAGTCTGCTGGCCTGGCTGGACAG GACTCCACTGACGGGCGCCAACGACTTCACCTCCACCAAAAGCAGAATCATCCAGCTGTGCCTGGAGCTCACCTCCACCGTCCAGAAG GACTGCACTGTTTatgagatggaggagaagatTCTGGAAGTG tcccGAGCTCTGAACGGCATCTGCGAGAAGACGGCCAAAGTGACCTCTGACTCCTTAAAGGGTGAGATGGCCTGTCTGGAGGAGGTGCACATCTCCAACATCAAGCCCGGGGAAGGACTG GGGATTTACATCAAATCCACCTACGACGGGCTGCACGTCATCACAGGAACAACAGAAAAC TCTCCCGCTGATAAAACTCAGAGGATTCATGCCGGAGACGAAGTCGTTCAGGTCAACAGACAGACGGTG GTGGGCTGGCAGCTGAAGCACCTGGTGGAGAAGCTGAGGGGAGAGTCCGGAGGCGTCACCCTGGTGGTGAAGAAGAGGCCGTCTGGGACCTCAGGAGGCTTTGCGCCCGCTCCGCTGAAAAACCTGCGCTGGAGACCCCCCCTCGTACAG acctctcagggaGCTCCGGGTCTCCACAGACTTCGACATCCTGAAACCTCAGACGCACcaggaaagagagggaagacAGCTGTCTTGGATCTGTACATCCCTCCTCCCCCCGCGGCGCCGTACGTACCGCT aGACGGGAACATGAACGTGAACCCAGGTGTGAAAATGAGGTCCAAGTCTCCCAACTCGTGTCTGGATGCGGACGTACGGCGACGCTTCACTGTCGCCGACGACCGCAGGACGTCCGTCAATCATACGGCTGACGTAAACCAGCCGATCCCTGTCCGCCTCAGACAGCGCTCCTCTTCACGCT GTAAACCTCGACCCGTCTCCATGCCGGTGGAGTCTCTGTCGGGCGTGTCCAACCCGTCCTGCAGGCCCGGAGCTCAGGGAAGGAAAG GGCAGGACATCCTTCACAGATACCTGAGTAACGAGGGGATCAGCGCCATCACAGAGGAGGAGCCGCATTACCCTCTGCCTTACCGAGGTCACCCGTCTATCCGCGGCGTCGACCACATCAGAGGCAGCCAGTGCTTCATCAACACCGATCTGCACAACACCGCCACCATCCCTTACCAGGAAGCGGCGTCCAAAAAGTCCGCCGCCTCCACCGCCTCCGCCGCCGCCGTTTCTCCTCCTCCGGCCGCGACCAAACAGTCGACGTCGCTGCTCGGCGGCTGGCTGGCTCGTCTCAGGCTGCTCAGCCACT TTTTACCCGGCAGCGCTTTAGAAACTCAAgttcctcctctgctgcacgTCACTCTGCTGTCAACACAACACACTGCTGGACGTCCAGACTGCAG GCGGGCTGCAGCCATGAGTCGGCGGCGTATTTCCATCAAAGATCTGGGCAAAGTGGACTGTCAGGGCTGGCTCCACCGCAGGAAGGAGGGCCGCAGCTTCCTGGGAAGCAAATGGAAGAGATACTGGTTTGTCCTGCAGAAGAGTTCTCTGTACTGGTACAAAGACAAGATG GACGAGAAAGCGGAGGGATTCATCAACCTGTCCGGCTTCACCATCGAACAGGCCAAACAGTGCAGGAAGAAACA CTCCATAACGGCCAGTCACCCGCTGGTTGTCACTATTTTCATCGCTGCAGAGAGCTTCACGGAGATGAATAA gtGGATCAGTAAACTATCGGAGGCGGCCGAGCCATGTGGTCTGGTCAACACTGACG AGTGCTACAGCGAAGGCAGCGATCAGGACGATGACGACAATGtgttgacttcctgttgtccAGAACCAGCAGATCCTGCAAAT GGAGATGTTCTtccgtctctctcctcaccCTGCACTTCAATCCCGTCCAGTGAATTTACCGGTGAAAGCAGAAGGAGAAGTACGTCGGAGGGAACCTTATGTaggaacagaagaggaagaagagttGACTCAGGGGGCAGTGAGCACCTGTCCTGGCTTGACCTCCCCGGGCCGGACGGAGCCGGTGGAGGAGCGTCCCTCCCTCTGGTCCAGgttgaagaagaggaggagaaagtcGTTCATG aGAAGCCAGCTGATGAGATGGAGTGTCTCTACAACCACCTGAAAGCGGCCAGCTTGTCTCCGACTGGACAGTCCAAGCGCAAGGACTTCAGAGCGTCCTTCATCAGACGCTGTCAGAACGACAAAATCAACGACAAGCTTCACCTGCTCAGGATCCTCAGCAGCACGTTAAAG GCCAAAGAGTTGGAGCTGCTGGCGATGGAGCAGATCCTGACCGACCCGACTCTCACGGCGAACACATACAGGAAGTGGAGACTCTCCAACTTGATCCTGCTGGAGGAGATAAGTCATCGCAACCAGGCAGCAGGCGGCGCTGAACAGCCGCAACTTCCTGAACAGCTGAGCGGCTGA